The Syntrophotalea acetylenivorans genome contains the following window.
CCTGAGGATACCCCTCTTTGTCAGCCTGCTCGGCAAAAGCCAGATATTTACGATTGGCTTGAGATTCACCGGCAAAAGCATCCAGCAAGTCTTTTTCCGTTTGGCTGTTGGTCAAATCGGCCATGCTCACTACCTCCCTATTGTGTAATAAATTTGACTAGTTAGAGATTCTTTCAGCTTTTATTTTAACCATTATGCTCCTAATGTCAACGGTTGCATTAAAGTCTGCCAGCGATCATTGATCCTGGCAAGCCTTCTCGACACTTTCGGTCTTGCCGATCAAGACCAGCAGATCACTGTCCTTGATCACATGGCTTGGCGACGGCAGAGTGCTGAATTCGCTGGTCAACACATCCTTGATTCCAATAATGGTAACGCCGAACTTGCGACGCAGATCGAGATCTATGAGTGTCTTGCCGATAAAATAAGCCGGCGGTGCCACCTCGGTGATAGAATAGTCCTCCGCCACTGGAATGAACTCGAGGATATTGGAACTCGACAGACCGTGAGCGATCTTGATGGCCGTGTCCTTCTCGGGAAAGATGATGTCGGTAGCGCCAACCTTCTCCAGAATGCGGCCGTGATCCTCGTCCACCGCTTTAACCAGAATGCGGCGCACATTCATCTCCTTGAGGTGCAATACCACCAAGGTCGACAGATGCGACCGTTCGCCAGTGGAAATGATCACCCCATCCATTTCGCCAATCCCCTGGCTTTTGAGAAATTCTTTGCTGGTGGCGTCACCAATCACGGCGTAGGAGGCGTAATTCTTAATGCGCTGAACCTTGTCCCGGTCCAGATCGACGGCGACAACTTCGTGGCCATCCTCGTACAGCGTTTTTGCCACGTGAAAGCCAAAGTTTCCCAAGCCGACAACACAAAACCGTTTCATAAGGATTTCTCCTTCGCTAATAACAGGTCGATGGTACCAGCCAACGACCAATAGACAGATATCGATTTACTGATGTCCCTATTCAGGGGCACCAGAGATCGGAAGTCAAACCGTCAACCGATCATGATGTTTTCTTCCGCATACTGCACGGCATCTTCGCGGGAACGATAGAGCATGGCGAAGGCCACTGTCAGCAAGCCAACCCGGCCGACGAACATCAGCAGAATAATCAGCATTTTACCCAGAGGCACCAGTTTGGCCGTGGCTCCCAGAGACAGTCCGACGGTGGCAAAAGCCGATACCGCCTCAAAGGTGTATTCGAGAAACACTCCGCGACTGGCACTGGCCGATAACCCATGCAGTTGCACCGCCAGCAGAGCAAAGACCGCCACGGCCAGAAACAGCAGCGCGGTCATCACCAGGGTAAGGACCTTGGAGGCCGCCGCTTCGGGAAGAGTCCGGCGGTGAACATTGGTATGGGGGTTACCCTTAAGGCGACTGTAGAGCACGATAACAAACAGGGCCAGGCTGGTGGTCTTGATGCCGCCGCCGCAGGAACCGGGCGAAGCGCCGACGAACATCAGAAACATTATCATAAAGAGGGTCGGCACCTCTAACAGATTGAGGTCGATGCTGTTGAAGCCGGCAGTACGGGCGGTGACGGACTGGAACAGGGCGGTCCACAAACTTTCACCGGCTCCCATGCTGGATAAAGAGGTCGGCCATTCAAGTAAACCGATGAGGATCGCGCCTCCTACGATAAGCAGACCACTGGTCAAAAAAACCAGTCGCGAGTGAAGAGACAGGCGTCGCCGGCCTTTGCGCTGCTTGGCCAGGTCGATCATCTCTTTCATGACCAGAAAACCGAGGCCGCCGAGCACAATCAGGCCGATGATGGTCAGGTTGACCAGGGGATTATTGCGATAACCCACCAGACTGTCGGAAAAAAGCGAAAAGCCGGCGTTGCAGAAGGCCGAAACAGAGTGGAACAGGGCATAATAGAGGCCCTTGATCAGCCCCATCTCAGGAACAAAGGCAAAAGCCAACAACACTGTGCCGGCGCCCTCGATAAGCAAGGTCAAAAAAAACACGCCGCGAATCAGGTCGCGCATGGAGTCGACCGGACTGTGCAACAGGGTCTCCTGAATCAGCCAACGATCTCGAATACCGACCCCCACACCAAGGTAGAAAAACAGGTAGACAGAGAAGGTGGTAATACCCAGGCCACCGATCTGAATCAGCAACAACACCACCAACTGGCCGAACAGGGTCAGCTTGGTTGCGGTGTCGACCACGATCAGGCCGGTGACGCACTGAGCCGAAGTTGCCGTAAACAGCGCGTCGAGAAAGGATAAGGGCTCGCCGTTGGCGGCAATGGGCAAAGACAAGGCCATCGCTCCGAGCACAATTGCCAGCCCATAATAGAAGATCAGCGCCTGGCCCGGCGGCAGATTTTTTATTCCCTTTGGGAGTTTGCTCATGGATAGGTCCCCTTCGATCTGAGCCAAATGCTAGCGCCGGTGCCTGGACAAAGCAAGAGAAAACGCCTCTCGCTACCGCAAGCACGGGCCAGCCGTTCCTACAAATTTATGAGCTGGAATGGTTAAGCAAAAATTGCGTCCTGCAAAGCGCAGTGGTTTTTCAGGGGGAAGACATGCTTGGGCTTGTCGAAGTCCTGAAAAAGGGCTGTAACGCCGCAGGGCGGACTTTTTACGCCACCATCAGAGATTGAGATAAGGACGCAGATAACGTCCGGTAAAAGAGGCTGTATTACGCGCAACCTCCTCCGGTGTTCCGGAGGCGACGATCTGACCGCCGCGGCTGCCCCCTTCGGGACCCAGGTCGATAAGATGATCGGCGGTCTTGATCACATCAAGGTTGTGCTCGATGATCACCACCGTATTACCGGTTTCGACCAGGCGCTGCAACACATCCAGCAGCTTTTGAATATCGGCGAAATGAAGACCGGTCGTCGGTTCATCCAGGATGTAAATAGTGCGCCCGGTGGCCCGCTTGCCGAGCTCTTTAGCTAACTTGACCCGCTGGGCCTCACCGCCGGACAGGGTCGTGGCGCTCTGGCCGAGCTTGATATAACCAAGGCCGACGTCCCGTACCATCTCCAATTTATTGCGAATCCGCGGAATGTTCTCGAAAAACTTCAGCGCCTGATTGACGGTCATATCGAGAACCTCGGCGATATTCTGCCCCTTGTAACGCACCTCCAGGGTCTCCCGGTTGTAGCGCGCCCCCTTACAGACCTCGCACTGCACATAGACATCAGGCAGAAAGTGCATCTCGATCTTGAGAATGCCTTCACCCTGGCAGGCCTCACAGCGACCTCCTTTGACGTTGAAAGAAAAACGCCCCGCCTTATACCCCCGCAGCTTGGCTTCGGGTAATTGGGTGAACTGATCACGGATATCGGTAAACAGGCCGGTATAGGTCGCCGGATTGGAGCGAGGGGTGCGACCGATGGGGGACTGGTCGATATCGACCACCTTGTCGAGAAGTTCGACGCCAAGGATTTCATCGACCTTGCCGGCCTTCTCCCGGGAACGATACAGGCGCTGGGAAAGAGTTTTGAACAGGGTATCGATAACCAGGGTCGATTTGCCCGAGCCGGAGACCCCGGTGACGCAGGTCATCACCCCGAGAGGGATGTTCGCATCGACCCCTTGCAGGTTGTTTTCCCGAGCCCCGCGAATCTGCAACATGCGCTCGCTGGTGCGCCGTTCTGCCGGCAGGGGAATAGTCAGGGAACCGGACAGGTAGCGGCCGGTGAGGGATGCCGGATCGTCCAGAATCTCCCGGGGCGTACCCTGGGACACTACGTGACCACCGTGCACCCCGGCCCCCGGACCCATGTCGATGACCTGATCCGCTTCGAGAATGGTCTCTTCATCGTGCTCCACCACCAATACCGTGTTGCCGAGATCCCGCAACCGCTTGAGGGTTTCGAGCAGCCGCCGGTTATCCCGCTGATGGAGACCGATGGACGGCTCGTCGAGGATATACAGCACTCCCACCAGAGACGACCCGACCTGGGTCGCCAGCCGGATGCGCTGGCCCTCGCCGCCGGAGAGGGTGCCGGAAGAGCGATCAAGGCTCAGGTAATCGAGACCGACATAGCTCAGAAAGGAGAGTCGCTCACGAATTTCCTTGAGAATCCGGCGGCCTATCTCCAGCTCCTTATCGGCCAATTGCAACTCGGAAAAATACTGCTCCGCTTCGAGGATGGAGAAGGCGCAGATCTCCTGAATGTTTTTGCCACCGACCCGCACGAACAACGACTCCTTGCGCAACCGGGCACCGTTGCAGGTCGGACAAGGCATGACGTTCATGAAGTGACCGAGATTCTCCCGCACCCGGTCCGAATCGGTCTCGTGGTAGCGCCGTTCAAGGTTGGGGATCACCCCCTCGAACACCTTGTCGTAAAAGTGCCGGCGCCCCCCCTGGTCAAAAAAGAAGCGCACCTCTTCCTTGCCCGAACCGTGCATCAAAATTTTGCGCAAACGCTCTGGCAATTCGCGAAAAGGGGTGTTGATATCGAATTTATAGTGGTCGGCCAGGGCCTCGAGCAGCTGATGATAATAGAACCCTGTGCGGGTCTCCCAGGGAGCGATGGCCCCCTCGCGCAAGGACAGGTCGGGATTGGGAACCACCTCTTCGGCGTCGAAGTAAAGACGGGTGCCGAGACCGGCGCAATCGGGACAGGCGCCGTAGGGATTGTTGAAGGAAAACATCCGCGGCGTGATCTCCGGATAGGAGATGCCGCACTCGGCGCAGGAATGCTGTTCCGAATAGAGAGAACTTTCGCCGCCGGGTTCTTCGACCCGCACGACGCCATCGGCCAATCGCAGAGCGGTCTCCAGGGAATCGGCCAGGCGCCCCTCGATGCCTTCCTTGACCACCAGACGGTCGACGACCACCTCCAGAGTGTGCTTCTTGTTCTTGTCGAGGACGATCTTCTCGCCCAGTTCGTACATCTCACCGTCGATGCGAATCCGCACGAAGCCTTCGGCCTGCAACTGACGTAGTTCCTTGCGGTATTCACCTTTGCGGCCGCGAACAATCGGCGCCAACAGCAACAGGCGGGTCTTTTCCGGCAACTTCATGATGCGGTCGACCATCTGCTGCACGGTCCAGGAGGCGATCTCTTCGCCGCAACTATGGCAATGAATACGACCGACCCGGGCGAAGAGAAGCCGCAGATAGTCGTAGATTTCGGTGACCGTGCCGACCGTCGAACGGGGGTTTTTGGAGGTGGTCTTCTGCTCGATGGAAATCGCCGGCGACAGCCCCTCGATGCTTTCCACATCGGGTTTGTCCATCTGCTCGAGAAACTGTCGGGCGTATGCGGAAAGGCTCTCCACATAACGGCGCTGGCCCTCGGCATAGAGGGTATCGAAGGCCAGGGTGCTCTTGCCCGAACCCGACACTCCGGTGATAACCACCAACTTGTCGCGGGGGATCTCCAGGTCGATATGCTGCAGGTTGTGCTCGTTGGCACCCTTGATAACGATCTTGTCAGCCATGCTCGATTCGGTTCCGTATTTTTTGAAGGGATAGTAACTGGTAAGGTTCAGCTAGCGCCGTCATAAAGACGGCAACGGATTACTTTAGCATGGCGTTGGAGGGCATTGCAATTCAAGCGGAGAAGGGTGGGTTGCTCTGCCAAGTCGAGGAAGTTAAAACAGAAGCAGACCTATAAACCATACAAAGGTTCTACAATACCGACGGGTCGCGTCCCGTCAGACGCCTTACTTTTGTCCAAGCCAACAAAAGTAAGCAAAAATGGCTGCCACTGCGTGGAGCATGCTGTCACGGATGTAAGGAGGAGGCTAAAACTTTTGGCCGTTCTACAGAAACAGCGCTTTCTTTGGGCGGCCCCTCTTTCGGAAGTTGATTGCTCAAACTCTCGGTCCGTTTCTCTTCCCATCATTGGTCGAAGGTGCTGCTGGGTTTTAAAACCAAAACCGCATATGAACGTTGCTACGTCACACGCTGCCATCTGCTGTCGGCCCGGCGCAGTTATGAAGCCATTTGGCAAGCCAGGGTTACCGCCGCCAGCAAGCTGGCGCTACTGGCCCTGCCGCTGCCGGCCAGGTCGTAGGCGGTACCGTGATCGACGGAGGTGCGGATGATGGGCAGGCCGAGGGTCACGTTGACCCCGTCGTCGAAATGGAGCAGCTTGAGAGGTATCAACCCCTGGTCGTGATACATGCAGATCACCGCGTCGTAAGCACCCTGCACGGCAAAGTGAAATAATGCGTCGGCGCTGTGGGGGCCGCTGGCATCGATGCCCTGCTGACGGGCTGACTCGATGGCCGGAGCAATAAGGCGCTGTTCCTCGTCACCGAACTGTCCTCCCTCACCAGCGTGGGGATTAAGGGCCAGTACCGCCAGGCGGGGAGAATCGAGACTGAAAAAACGCCGCAGGGCGACAGCGCTGATCTGCACAGTCGACAGAATCTCTTCAGGGGTCAGGGCCATAGGGACGGCGCTATAGGGCAGATGGGTGGTCACCAGACACACCCGCAACCGGCTACCGGCCAGCATCATCACTACCTTTTCCACGCCACAGCGGGCAGCGAGCAGTTCGGTATGACCGGGAGCTTCACAGCCTGCAGCCCGCAGGGCCTGTTTATTGACCGGCGCCGTCACCATCCCTGCCGCCTCGCCCGACAGGCAGTGATCGCAGGCCCATTCGATATAGCGGATCATAGCCTGACCACAGGCCAGGTCCGGTGCACCGTAAACCAAATCAGCAGCAGGCAGCTCAGACAGTTTTTTGAGCAGCAGGCTCCGTTCACCGCAGAGCAACCGATGACTGGCCAACGCCTGTGGGCCATCATCGGCCAGAGCCTCAACCGTCACTTCGGCTCCAAAGATGGCCGCCGCCCGCTGCAACACCGCACCATCACCGGCCACCAGCAGCGGCCGCTGGACGTCGGAAAAATTGTCCTCCAGCCAGGCCTTCATAATGATTTCCGGTCCGACTCCCGTCGGATCGCCCATGGTGATGATGATCGGTTGTTTCATTTATTCTCCTCGACTTACAAAATATGAGGTTCTAGTATACTTTTCTGCTGCTTCCGGCTCAATAATCAAGTCGAGCCATTTCGCCCGTCCAAGCGGGTTATTTTTTATGCTTTTGCGATCTTTCTTCCCCTGTGACACAGCCGGAGCGAAGTGGACGTTTTGCGAACAAGGCGGAAAACCTGTCTGAGCGTCAGCGAGTTTTTTCCGCGCGTAAAAAGAGTAGGGCGTCGCGCGGGGATGCAATCCCGCGGTCTGATTCTTTGTACAGCTCCCTCGAAAAACCAAACCTCCAAAAACCTTAGAGTCGGCCGGTTCCGCCCGGCCAGGCGTCTTACTTTTCTTGACGACCAAGAAAAGTAAGCAAAAGAAGGTCGCCCCACCGTTGGCCCCTGCGGGGTTCCCTCTCTACGGGAGTTTTAATCCGGGAAAGACGAGATTCGCTGCGCTCAGACGTCTTTCTTTTCCGGATTAAAATCCCTGCGTTCGGCGGCACTCACAGGGGTTTAAAACCTGAAAGGCGTAACAAGTGAGGTGTAACGAGTGAGCAGGGCCTTTCCCACTAGTTTTTAACAATAAAAAACCCGCCGGCGAACCGGCGGGTTAGTAGAAAAAGCGTAAAACGATGCTTAGAGCTTAATCTCGATATGAGCATCCTTCTTCAGATTGTCCACCCAGCCTTCAATAGCCACCTTCCGTTTCTGCTCGATAAGCAACTGGCTGATCTGTTCCTTGACCGATTCGAAATCGGGAACCTTACCGGGGTTCATCTCATCCAAACGCAGGATATGCAGCCCCTGGGGAGTGTCGACCACCTCGCTATACTGCCCGGGCATCAGGCCGGCGACAGCGGAGGCAAAGGGATCTGTCAGTTCACCTTTGCCGAACTGACCCATGGGGCCGCCTTCAGCCCCCTTGTCTCCCTCATAAGCCGCCAGCACCTGGTCGAAGTCTTCGCCGGCACGGAGGCGCAATAGAGCTTCCTGACTCAGCGCACGCAAGGCGCTGCGTTGATCGGCAGCCATATTGGCCGGTATCGCGAAACTGATACGACTCAGGCGAAAGAAGGGATCCTCGCGATAATCCTCGATATGCTCCCGGTAATAGTTTCGCGTCTCCTGGTTGGTCACCTCGATTTTATCGCGGATTTCCCGACCGACCAGTTTGAACTCGAGCAGCTGGCGACGCAATTTGGTGCGATAACTCTCCATGGTCAGACCTTGGGTCTGCAAGGCCAATTCCAGCTGGCTTCGGTCGATATTATTCTGGCGCTCAACGTCCTGAATGGCCCGCTCGACTTCTTCGTCGCCAACGCTCATCCCGAGCTGCTTGACCCGCTGCTCGACCAAGGTTTCCTGAACCATCTTGTCCAGAACCATAAGACGCTCTGCGGTAGCTATGCTCGCGGCAGCCTCGGCTCCGAGCTCTTCGGCAATCCGTTCATCCAGTTGCAAAGTGGTAATGATCTCGTCGTTGACAACGGCAGCAATACGGCTAACCACTTCGGCCTGGGCCGGCAAGGCATGCAAAAGCAAGCAGACGGCCAGCGACAGAATAAAACCTTTCATAACGTCAGTTCCTCACTTACAGGTTGATGAATCGTTCTTACAACAGGGTCCAATCGACCTCGATAGTTGCTTGGCCTCGCAAACTCTGCAGCCAATTTCGATAGGCTTCCTCTTCCTTTTCGGCTCGTAAACGGGTCGCAATCTCATCCTGAACCTGTTCCAAAGTCAAATGTTGTGCAGAGCGTCGCTCTTCGACCAAAAACAGATGGTACCCGTATTCACTTTTGACCAGCTCGCTGATGCGACCGATAGGCAATTCAAAAACCACCGCATCAAAGGCGTCGGGCATCTGACCGCGACCGAAAAAACCGAGATCGCCACCTTGCTCGGCATCGGGTGAGATAGAAAAACGACGGGCCGCTTCAGCAAAATCGAGCCCTTGGCGTATCTGACCAAGAACCTGTTGACCTTCGGCTTCCTTGGCCAGGGTAATCTGTCGAGCCCGAACCTGCTGTGGCCGGTCGAATTCTTGCCGATGTTTTCGAAAGTAGTCCCCGACAGCCTTTGGGCTGATGACAATATCGCCATAGGCCAGGCGACTGATAGTCTCTTCGATACGCCGATTTTCCAGCAACTGCCGGCGCCAGATCGCCTCGGTCAGCTTCCGCTCTTGAAGCATTCCCTCGAAATCGTCCGGCGCATAATCCTTACGGTGTTCAGCGACTACCGCTTCCTGCTGGGCGGCGGTCAGATTAATACCGGCCCGATCGGCGGCTGACAGAATCAGCTCGCGATTGATTTTCTGGGCCAGAAAGGAACGCTTGAGTTCCATTCGGGTTTCCTCGGCCACGATGTCCCGGGCGGTCAGATGACGGGAGAAGTCTGCTTCGAACCGATCAAAGGAAATAATCCTCTCGTTCACCCGTACCAGTACGGAGGATGCAGGCTCGTCCTGCTTTCGACAGGCGCTCAATAGAGCAAATATTAACCAGACCAAAAGGAAAAGACGCAGGGTAACGCCGCAACGAGTCTTCAAGGGCTTCTCTTTTCGAATACACTCCGGGGGGGCTGTCAACACAAGCTATCATGTAGCACAGCTAAAGAAAGCCTTGCAATGCTTTTTTGGCGGTGGCCAACAGCGCTTCACCGGCCTGTCGACCGCAGCGCAAGGCCAGCCGATAATCGGGACTGAAGGTAAAGGGACTGCCTTCCGGGCGCACCAGGGCGAGAATCTGCTCCGGTGCCACCGGAGTATCGGCGCGAAAGGCGAAGACCAGCTGACGACCGTCGTATTCGGCCTGCTCGATGCGCAACCGTTTCATCAACACCCGCAACTTCATCACTTCCAGCAACAATGTAGCTGGCTCCGGTAACGTGCCGTAGCGATCCCGTAATTCGTCAGCGGCCAGATAAAGAGCCTCCTCGTCATCAGCGGCGGCAAGTTTTTTATAGAACACCAGCCGCTGGTTAGGATCAGGCAAGTACTTCTCCGGCAGAAAGGCCGACAGGCCGAGGCGAATTTCCGGGTCAACCCGCTCCTCCCGCTGCTGGCCTTTCAGTTCGTTAATGGTCTCCTCCAGCAGTTCGCTATACATTTCAAAACCGATGGCGACGATTTGTCCCGACTGGCGACCACCGAGCAGATCGCCGGCCCCGCGCAGCTCCAGGTCGTGGCTGGCAATACGGAAACCGGCACCGAGTTCGGTGAGATCCTGCAACACCCGCAGCCGCTCCCGCGCCTCGCGGGTCAAAGTCCCCTCGCCGGGAATCAGCAAATAGGCATAGGCGCGCCGGTCAGACCGCCCGACCCGGCCTCGCAGTTGGTAAAGCTGGGACAGGCCGAAACAATCGGCGCGATTAATGATGATAGTATTGGCCCGGGAGATATCGATACCGTTTTCGATAATGGTGCTGCAGACCAGAACGTTGCTCTCGCCCTCGATGAAATCGAGCATAACCTTTTCCAAGGCCTTTTCCCCCATCTGGCCGTGGCCGACGGAGACCTTGGCCTCCGGCACCAGGGTTCGCAGGAAACCGGCCATGGCATCGATGGACTGGACCCGGTTGTGAACGAAGAACACCTGGCCGCCGCGGCGCAGCTCACGAAGAATGGCCTGGCGAATAAGGTCGTCCTCAAAGCGGGTCACATAGGTGCGGATCGCCTGGCGATCGACGGGGGGGTGTCGATCACCGACAGGTTGCGCAGACCGAGCAAACTCATATGCAGGGTGCGGGGTATGGGGGTGGCGGTCAAAGTCAGCATGTCGACCTCGGCGCGGAGCTTCTTCAGGCGTTCCTTGTGGGAGACGCCGAAACGCTGCTCCTCGTCGACCACCACCAGCCCCAGGTCCTTGAAGCGCACGTCCCGCTGCAGTAGCCGGTGGGTGCCAATGAGAATATCGACCTGACCTGCGGCGGTACGCTTGAGCACCTCCTTCTGCTCGGCGGCACTGCGAAAGCGGGACACCATTTCCACCGTCACCGGACAGCCCTGCAGACGCTCCTGAAAATTGAGCCAGTGCTGACGAGCCAGGACCGTGGTCGGCACCAGAACCGCAACTTGCTTGTTGTCGAGCACCGCTTTGTAAGCGGCCCGAATGGCCACCTCGGTCTTTCCATAGCCCACATCGCCGCAAATCAACCGGTCTAGGGGCTGGTCCGACTGCATGTCGGCCAGAACTTCGTCAATGGCACCTTGTTGATCGGGGGTCGCCTCGTAGGGAAAAGCCGCCTCGAACTCCCGGAACAGATGATCCGGCGGCGAGTAGCGAAAGGCCTCGCTCATGGTGCGTTTCGCATAGAGTTGCAAAAGCTCGCGGGCCAGCTCTTCTACCGCCGCCCGCGCCCTCAGCTTGGCTTTTTCCCAGGCACCGCCGCCCATGCGGTCAAGGCGCGGCGTGTGACCTTCGCCGCCGACATATTTCTGCACTTTTTCGATGCGATCGACGGGCAGATAGAGCTTGTCCTGGCCAGCGTATTCGAGATGCAGAAAATCCCCCGCCACCGATCCGGTAGCGATATGGAGAAGACCCCGATAGATCCCGATACCGTGGTCGGCATGGACCACGTAGTCCCCTTCCCGCAGCTCGGCCAGGGAAGAGAGCATAGCTTGGGCACGGGCTTCGCTCAAACCGCGGCGATGGCTGCGGCGGCCGAAGATTTCTTCCTCACCGACCACCGCCAAATGTTCGTCGGGCAGGCGGAAGCCGCTGGAGAGGTCGCCAAGGGTCAGGGCCAACTGGCCCGGTTGCAACTGGTGCAGACTCATCCCAGGGCTCAGGGGCAGTTCCAGGCCATGAGGCCGCAGTAGGTCCTGCAGACGCTCGGCCTGTCCCTGCTGATGGCAAACCAGTAATACTCGCCAACCCTCTTCCCGCCAGTCTTGCAGGCGCGCGGTTAATCGGGCCGCCAAAGAACCGGTGTCCACCCCCTCGCGCAAATCGCCGTTGCCCTGGGCGACAAACCGATAGCGGGGCAGTTCCTCGGCCAGTTGAAACAGTTCCAGAGCACACAGATCGGTGCGCGACCGTCCGGCCAGAGCAATACTGACCTGCTCGGGAGCCAGAAACAGCGCTTCGGCCGGCACGAACAGTTCCCCACCGGCAGCAATGCGCCGCTCACCATCGGTTATCTCGGCGGCGTAACGATCGCCTTCTTCCTCCACCGCCGGCGGATCAAGTACCACCCAGTGGCCATCCACAGCATAATCGAAAAAGCTGTCCAGGGTGCCGTAGTTGAAGGGCATGAGAAAGGCATGCCCCGGTGCCAGCAGCCCTTCGCGAATCTCTTCCAACAGGGCTTCCCGCTGGGTGCGGGCGATATGGAGGGCATCGCAGCGTTCCTTAAGGGCACGGCAGAAGGTCTCGAGATGTTCGCCGGCCAGCACCATTTCCCGGGCCGGCAGCAACTGCAATGTTTTCAATTGCTCGCTGGTCGATCGCTGGCTCACCGTATCGAAGGGTCGCATGCGCTCGACTTGATCACCAAAGAATTCGATGCGCACCGCCGTCTTCAGGGTCGGCGGATAAACATCAAGAATATCCCCCCGCACCGAAAAGGTGCCGTGATCTTCCACCAGGGGCACAGAGTGATAACCGAGTTCCACCAGCCGCTGCAACAGAGCGTCCCGGGGCACCTCGCTGCCCACCGTCAATTCCTCACACAGACCGGCCAGAACCTGGCGCGGCATAACCCGCTGCATAAGGCTGCGTACCGTCAATACCACCGCCCTTAGCCGGCCGGCGTGCAGGGCCGCCAGGGTTGCGACACGGGTCGCTTCGATATCGGGATGGGGGGTCAGGGCTTCGTAAGGCCCGACCTCCCAGTGGGGAAAGAGGGCTATCTGATCGGAATGGGGATAATAAAAAGCCAGGTCGGCGGCAAAGCGCTCGGCCTGTTGCTGATCAGCGGCAAGAATAAACAACGATTCGCGGCGACTGGCCAGACGCCGACTGAGCAGATAGGCAGACGCCGAACCGACCAGGCCGCATACTTCACTGTGTCCGACAGGGGCAGCATCGGCAAATGAATGAACAGTGGCGTGAGCAATTTCGCTGGAAGGCGTCGGGTTCATATATAAACTAGCGCGGGGGCGTGCTCAAGCACGCCCCCGCTGAAAAAAGATACAACAACAAGTTGACTAACAGTCTGTCTTCAACAGCCTGTGGAGCCCAGGGCTGGACTTTTCAACCATTTATCAGTCCCGGGGTACCGCCAACATACGGTCTAGAGTCAGTTTGGCCTTGCGGCTGGTCTCGGCTTCAACAGTAATCTGCGGACTCATGGTCTGCAGACATTTGAGAACGTCTTCCAGAGTCGTATATTTCATGGTCTGGCAGAAGAGCAGGGAGTTGGGCATGATGAACTCTTTATCCGGGTTCTCCTTGCGCAACCGGAACAGTACACCGACTTCGGTGCCGATGATAAATTTCTTCACCG
Protein-coding sequences here:
- the uvrA gene encoding excinuclease ABC subunit UvrA, yielding MADKIVIKGANEHNLQHIDLEIPRDKLVVITGVSGSGKSTLAFDTLYAEGQRRYVESLSAYARQFLEQMDKPDVESIEGLSPAISIEQKTTSKNPRSTVGTVTEIYDYLRLLFARVGRIHCHSCGEEIASWTVQQMVDRIMKLPEKTRLLLLAPIVRGRKGEYRKELRQLQAEGFVRIRIDGEMYELGEKIVLDKNKKHTLEVVVDRLVVKEGIEGRLADSLETALRLADGVVRVEEPGGESSLYSEQHSCAECGISYPEITPRMFSFNNPYGACPDCAGLGTRLYFDAEEVVPNPDLSLREGAIAPWETRTGFYYHQLLEALADHYKFDINTPFRELPERLRKILMHGSGKEEVRFFFDQGGRRHFYDKVFEGVIPNLERRYHETDSDRVRENLGHFMNVMPCPTCNGARLRKESLFVRVGGKNIQEICAFSILEAEQYFSELQLADKELEIGRRILKEIRERLSFLSYVGLDYLSLDRSSGTLSGGEGQRIRLATQVGSSLVGVLYILDEPSIGLHQRDNRRLLETLKRLRDLGNTVLVVEHDEETILEADQVIDMGPGAGVHGGHVVSQGTPREILDDPASLTGRYLSGSLTIPLPAERRTSERMLQIRGARENNLQGVDANIPLGVMTCVTGVSGSGKSTLVIDTLFKTLSQRLYRSREKAGKVDEILGVELLDKVVDIDQSPIGRTPRSNPATYTGLFTDIRDQFTQLPEAKLRGYKAGRFSFNVKGGRCEACQGEGILKIEMHFLPDVYVQCEVCKGARYNRETLEVRYKGQNIAEVLDMTVNQALKFFENIPRIRNKLEMVRDVGLGYIKLGQSATTLSGGEAQRVKLAKELGKRATGRTIYILDEPTTGLHFADIQKLLDVLQRLVETGNTVVIIEHNLDVIKTADHLIDLGPEGGSRGGQIVASGTPEEVARNTASFTGRYLRPYLNL
- a CDS encoding potassium channel family protein — protein: MKRFCVVGLGNFGFHVAKTLYEDGHEVVAVDLDRDKVQRIKNYASYAVIGDATSKEFLKSQGIGEMDGVIISTGERSHLSTLVVLHLKEMNVRRILVKAVDEDHGRILEKVGATDIIFPEKDTAIKIAHGLSSSNILEFIPVAEDYSITEVAPPAYFIGKTLIDLDLRRKFGVTIIGIKDVLTSEFSTLPSPSHVIKDSDLLVLIGKTESVEKACQDQ
- a CDS encoding TrkH family potassium uptake protein, which codes for MSKLPKGIKNLPPGQALIFYYGLAIVLGAMALSLPIAANGEPLSFLDALFTATSAQCVTGLIVVDTATKLTLFGQLVVLLLIQIGGLGITTFSVYLFFYLGVGVGIRDRWLIQETLLHSPVDSMRDLIRGVFFLTLLIEGAGTVLLAFAFVPEMGLIKGLYYALFHSVSAFCNAGFSLFSDSLVGYRNNPLVNLTIIGLIVLGGLGFLVMKEMIDLAKQRKGRRRLSLHSRLVFLTSGLLIVGGAILIGLLEWPTSLSSMGAGESLWTALFQSVTARTAGFNSIDLNLLEVPTLFMIMFLMFVGASPGSCGGGIKTTSLALFVIVLYSRLKGNPHTNVHRRTLPEAAASKVLTLVMTALLFLAVAVFALLAVQLHGLSASASRGVFLEYTFEAVSAFATVGLSLGATAKLVPLGKMLIILLMFVGRVGLLTVAFAMLYRSREDAVQYAEENIMIG
- the pdxA gene encoding 4-hydroxythreonine-4-phosphate dehydrogenase PdxA, whose protein sequence is MKQPIIITMGDPTGVGPEIIMKAWLEDNFSDVQRPLLVAGDGAVLQRAAAIFGAEVTVEALADDGPQALASHRLLCGERSLLLKKLSELPAADLVYGAPDLACGQAMIRYIEWACDHCLSGEAAGMVTAPVNKQALRAAGCEAPGHTELLAARCGVEKVVMMLAGSRLRVCLVTTHLPYSAVPMALTPEEILSTVQISAVALRRFFSLDSPRLAVLALNPHAGEGGQFGDEEQRLIAPAIESARQQGIDASGPHSADALFHFAVQGAYDAVICMYHDQGLIPLKLLHFDDGVNVTLGLPIIRTSVDHGTAYDLAGSGRASSASLLAAVTLACQMAS
- a CDS encoding peptidyl-prolyl cis-trans isomerase, coding for MKGFILSLAVCLLLHALPAQAEVVSRIAAVVNDEIITTLQLDERIAEELGAEAAASIATAERLMVLDKMVQETLVEQRVKQLGMSVGDEEVERAIQDVERQNNIDRSQLELALQTQGLTMESYRTKLRRQLLEFKLVGREIRDKIEVTNQETRNYYREHIEDYREDPFFRLSRISFAIPANMAADQRSALRALSQEALLRLRAGEDFDQVLAAYEGDKGAEGGPMGQFGKGELTDPFASAVAGLMPGQYSEVVDTPQGLHILRLDEMNPGKVPDFESVKEQISQLLIEQKRKVAIEGWVDNLKKDAHIEIKL